A single Ptiloglossa arizonensis isolate GNS036 chromosome 2, iyPtiAriz1_principal, whole genome shotgun sequence DNA region contains:
- the LOC143143247 gene encoding uncharacterized protein LOC143143247 has protein sequence MGRPLSFEGLLLLRCSIAVVALPTLGHVDRHRLETYEDLSAESSDLDLFGNLTFRFTCEGRPIGLYADPDYDCRVFHACDDHGQGFPVICPNDTLFDQKERVCSDEGRVDCAHADEWFYLNELPYSVETTDEDDETMDERREVPSVLPLLTR, from the exons ATGGGACGTCCGTTGTCGTTCGAGGGTCTCCTGTTGCTCC GTTGCTCGATCGCGGTGGTCGCTTTACCAACCTTGGGTCACGTC GATCGACACCGTCTCGAGACGTACGAGGATCTCTCCGCGGAATCGAGCGATCTCGATCTATTCGGTAACCTGACCTTTCGATTCACCTGCGAGGGCAGACCGATAGGCTTGTACGCCGATCCGGACTACGACTGTCGCGTGTTCCACGCGTGCGACGATCACGGTCAAGGATTCCCGGTGATCTGTCCAAACGACACGCTCTTCGATCAAAAGGAACGAGTCTGCTCGGACGAGGGGCGCGTCGACTGCGCGCACGCGGACGAATG GTTCTACTTGAACGAGCTACCGTACTCCGTGGAAACGACGGACGAAGACGACGAGACCATGGACGAGAGGAGAGAAGTACCCTCGGTTCTACCCCTGCTGACTCGTTGA